In one window of Helianthus annuus cultivar XRQ/B chromosome 17, HanXRQr2.0-SUNRISE, whole genome shotgun sequence DNA:
- the LOC110925115 gene encoding protein-tyrosine-phosphatase MKP1 isoform X2: MLEEDDTHSPSPTPTPPPQLPPAAGDTRKIYSRSVSWAAGKARASLPPLQPLSVTRPKAQEWPTAGSDDLGVWPNITATCTTPGARASARPPTPLLDLNTGKPPREFEFKKDKLAFFDKECSRIIDHVFLGSDAVAKNRDVLRKNHITHVLNCVGFVCPEYFKKDLVYKTLWLQDNPSEDITSILYDVFDYFEDVREQNGRVFVHCCQGVSRSTSLVIAYLMWREGESFETAFQRVKAARGVTNPNMGFASQLLQCQKRVHGVPVSPNSVLRMYRIAPHSSYAPLHLVPKLLARPGAMALDSRGAFIVNVPSAVYVWVGKKCDSLMSESARLGASQVIRYEKANGPVLTVKEGEEPSEFWNAVAEDQVGRCRVGERKVVDYDIDFAVFDKAANSGVVPPFSVSGNDYEMCLPARRSGWERLRRKFATGIMKDLIAPSKETLAPSDSPVSCSSWAKNEDDNSECMSMSPESFSSYLVNDARKFDNPSPNRKLGNITPCPKNLVRTWSFTLEDQSMECVEGDDEEEGQGQESMFKAENQVQSKNDHNDENDPDFVLYHWPNMERVEMGSLGIPDSRSVYITHFVNVVYIWVGREFGDDQIGWQSVGHDFLVKKGLNTSSDIQIVREGEEPEQLWKHLHCFSFQNTAENQDKGKTDII; the protein is encoded by the exons ATGTTAGAAGAAGACGACACCCATTCACCttcaccaacaccaacaccaccaccacagctGCCACCGGCAGCCGGAGACACCCGGAAGATATACTCCAGGTCAGTCTCATGGGCTGCCGGAAAAGCGAGGGCCAGTTTGCCCCCACTTCAGCCGCTTTCAGTTACCAGGCCCAAGGCCCAAGAGTGGCCCACTGCAGGATCTGATGATCTCGGTGTGTGGCCCAATATCACCGCCACCTGCACCACCCCCGGTGCTAGAGCGAGTGCTAGACCACCTACACCACTGTTGGATTTAAACACCGGAAAACCCCCCAGAGAATTCGAGTTTAAGAAAGATAAACTTGCGTTTTTTGATAAAGAATGTTCTAGAATTATAGATCACGTGTTTTTAGGGAGTGATGCTGTTGCAAAAAACCGTGATGTCCTTCGAAAAAATCATATCACACATGTCTTGAATTGTGTGGGTTTTGTGTGTCCGGAATATTTCAAAAAAGATTTAGTCTACAAAACATTGTGGCTTCAAGACAATCCGTCTGAGGATATCACTTCTATTTTGTACGATGTTTTTGACTACTTTGAGGATGTCCGTGAGCAAAACGGCCGCGTTTTTGTGCATTGTTGTCAAGGGGTGTCACGGTCAACATCTTTGGTCATAGCCTATCTTATGTGGAGAGAAGGCGAAAGCTTTGAGACCGCCTTTCAGCGCGTGAAAGCGGCTAGAGGCGTCACGAACCCCAACATGGGGTTCGCGAGCCAGCTGTTACAGTGTCAAAAACGGGTTCATGGTGTGCCGGTTAGCCCGAATTCGGTTTTGAGGATGTATAGGATTGCGCCGCACTCGTCTTATGCGCCGCTTCATTTGGTGCCCAAGTTGTTGGCGAGGCCGGGTGCTATGGCGCTTGATTCGCGTGGGGCGTTTATTGTTAATGTTCCGTCGGCTGTTTATGTTTGGGTTGGGAAGAAGTGTGATTCGTTGATGAGTGAAAGTGCGAGGTTAGGTGCGTCACAGGTTATAAGATATGAGAAGGCGAATGGGCCTGTGTTGACCGTTAAGGAAGGTGAAGAGCCGAGTGAGTTCTGGAATGCAGTCGCTGAAGATCAAGTAGGTAGATGTAGAGTAGGTGAAAGGAAGGTTGTTGATTACGACATAGATTTCGCGGTTTTTGATAAGGCTGCGAATAGCGGTGTGGTCCCGCCTTTCTCGGTGTCGGGGAATGACTACGAGATGTGTTTGCCAGCTAGGCGAAGCGGGTGGGAAAGGTTGAGAAGGAAGTTTGCTACTGGGATCATGAAGGATTTGATCGCACCATCGAAAGAAACTTTAGCGCCTTCTGATTCACCGGTTTCTTGTTCTTCTTGGGCGAAAAACGAGGATGATAACAGTGAATGTATGTCAATGTCACCGGAGTCATTTTCTTCGTATCTTGTTAACGATGCAAGAAAGTTTGATA ATCCTAGTCCGAATCGTAAACTTGGAAATATTACACCTTGCCCGAAGAATCTGGTCAGAACATGGTCGTTTACGTTGGAGGATCAAAGCATGGAATGCGTTGAAGGTGACGATGAGGAAGAGGGGCAGGGGCAGGAGTCTATGTTTAAAGCCGAAAACCAAGTGCAGAGTAAAAATGACCACAATGACGAAAATGACCCTGATTTCGTTCTATATCATTGGCCGAATATGGAGAGAGTCGAGATGGGTAGTTTGGGGATTCCTGATTCCCGATCGGTGTATATAACGCATTTCGTGAATGTTGTGTATATTTGGGTGGGGCGTGAATTCGGGGATGATCAAATCGGGTGGCAATCGGTTGGCCATGATTTTCTTGTCAAGAAAGGGTTGAATACAAGCTCTGATATTCAG ATAGTTAGAGAAGGGGAAGAACCAGAGCAACTATGGAAACATCTGCATTGTTTCTCCTTCCAGAACACAGCAGAGAATCAAGACAAAGGCAAAACAGATATCATATag
- the LOC110925115 gene encoding protein-tyrosine-phosphatase MKP1 isoform X1, protein MLEEDDTHSPSPTPTPPPQLPPAAGDTRKIYSRSVSWAAGKARASLPPLQPLSVTRPKAQEWPTAGSDDLGVWPNITATCTTPGARASARPPTPLLDLNTGKPPREFEFKKDKLAFFDKECSRIIDHVFLGSDAVAKNRDVLRKNHITHVLNCVGFVCPEYFKKDLVYKTLWLQDNPSEDITSILYDVFDYFEDVREQNGRVFVHCCQGVSRSTSLVIAYLMWREGESFETAFQRVKAARGVTNPNMGFASQLLQCQKRVHGVPVSPNSVLRMYRIAPHSSYAPLHLVPKLLARPGAMALDSRGAFIVNVPSAVYVWVGKKCDSLMSESARLGASQVIRYEKANGPVLTVKEGEEPSEFWNAVAEDQVGRCRVGERKVVDYDIDFAVFDKAANSGVVPPFSVSGNDYEMCLPARRSGWERLRRKFATGIMKDLIAPSKETLAPSDSPVSCSSWAKNEDDNSECMSMSPESFSSYLVNDARKFDSMSPSISPTTSDYSNSLSFSPTWSDFSASDPSPNRKLGNITPCPKNLVRTWSFTLEDQSMECVEGDDEEEGQGQESMFKAENQVQSKNDHNDENDPDFVLYHWPNMERVEMGSLGIPDSRSVYITHFVNVVYIWVGREFGDDQIGWQSVGHDFLVKKGLNTSSDIQIVREGEEPEQLWKHLHCFSFQNTAENQDKGKTDII, encoded by the exons ATGTTAGAAGAAGACGACACCCATTCACCttcaccaacaccaacaccaccaccacagctGCCACCGGCAGCCGGAGACACCCGGAAGATATACTCCAGGTCAGTCTCATGGGCTGCCGGAAAAGCGAGGGCCAGTTTGCCCCCACTTCAGCCGCTTTCAGTTACCAGGCCCAAGGCCCAAGAGTGGCCCACTGCAGGATCTGATGATCTCGGTGTGTGGCCCAATATCACCGCCACCTGCACCACCCCCGGTGCTAGAGCGAGTGCTAGACCACCTACACCACTGTTGGATTTAAACACCGGAAAACCCCCCAGAGAATTCGAGTTTAAGAAAGATAAACTTGCGTTTTTTGATAAAGAATGTTCTAGAATTATAGATCACGTGTTTTTAGGGAGTGATGCTGTTGCAAAAAACCGTGATGTCCTTCGAAAAAATCATATCACACATGTCTTGAATTGTGTGGGTTTTGTGTGTCCGGAATATTTCAAAAAAGATTTAGTCTACAAAACATTGTGGCTTCAAGACAATCCGTCTGAGGATATCACTTCTATTTTGTACGATGTTTTTGACTACTTTGAGGATGTCCGTGAGCAAAACGGCCGCGTTTTTGTGCATTGTTGTCAAGGGGTGTCACGGTCAACATCTTTGGTCATAGCCTATCTTATGTGGAGAGAAGGCGAAAGCTTTGAGACCGCCTTTCAGCGCGTGAAAGCGGCTAGAGGCGTCACGAACCCCAACATGGGGTTCGCGAGCCAGCTGTTACAGTGTCAAAAACGGGTTCATGGTGTGCCGGTTAGCCCGAATTCGGTTTTGAGGATGTATAGGATTGCGCCGCACTCGTCTTATGCGCCGCTTCATTTGGTGCCCAAGTTGTTGGCGAGGCCGGGTGCTATGGCGCTTGATTCGCGTGGGGCGTTTATTGTTAATGTTCCGTCGGCTGTTTATGTTTGGGTTGGGAAGAAGTGTGATTCGTTGATGAGTGAAAGTGCGAGGTTAGGTGCGTCACAGGTTATAAGATATGAGAAGGCGAATGGGCCTGTGTTGACCGTTAAGGAAGGTGAAGAGCCGAGTGAGTTCTGGAATGCAGTCGCTGAAGATCAAGTAGGTAGATGTAGAGTAGGTGAAAGGAAGGTTGTTGATTACGACATAGATTTCGCGGTTTTTGATAAGGCTGCGAATAGCGGTGTGGTCCCGCCTTTCTCGGTGTCGGGGAATGACTACGAGATGTGTTTGCCAGCTAGGCGAAGCGGGTGGGAAAGGTTGAGAAGGAAGTTTGCTACTGGGATCATGAAGGATTTGATCGCACCATCGAAAGAAACTTTAGCGCCTTCTGATTCACCGGTTTCTTGTTCTTCTTGGGCGAAAAACGAGGATGATAACAGTGAATGTATGTCAATGTCACCGGAGTCATTTTCTTCGTATCTTGTTAACGATGCAAGAAAGTTTGATAGTATGTCACCTTCGATCTCACCTACAACATCGGATTACTCAAATTCGTTATCGTTTTCACCCACATGGTCTGATTTTTCTGCCTCAGATCCTAGTCCGAATCGTAAACTTGGAAATATTACACCTTGCCCGAAGAATCTGGTCAGAACATGGTCGTTTACGTTGGAGGATCAAAGCATGGAATGCGTTGAAGGTGACGATGAGGAAGAGGGGCAGGGGCAGGAGTCTATGTTTAAAGCCGAAAACCAAGTGCAGAGTAAAAATGACCACAATGACGAAAATGACCCTGATTTCGTTCTATATCATTGGCCGAATATGGAGAGAGTCGAGATGGGTAGTTTGGGGATTCCTGATTCCCGATCGGTGTATATAACGCATTTCGTGAATGTTGTGTATATTTGGGTGGGGCGTGAATTCGGGGATGATCAAATCGGGTGGCAATCGGTTGGCCATGATTTTCTTGTCAAGAAAGGGTTGAATACAAGCTCTGATATTCAG ATAGTTAGAGAAGGGGAAGAACCAGAGCAACTATGGAAACATCTGCATTGTTTCTCCTTCCAGAACACAGCAGAGAATCAAGACAAAGGCAAAACAGATATCATATag